Proteins co-encoded in one Arachis stenosperma cultivar V10309 chromosome 7, arast.V10309.gnm1.PFL2, whole genome shotgun sequence genomic window:
- the LOC130941879 gene encoding protein DETOXIFICATION 48-like isoform X2 yields MCNPKPSSASTFLCPTKTTILITPHSKVVDHRWPTPNEALEEIKEIGKISGPTAMTGLLLYSRAMISMVFLGYLGEMELAGGSLSIGFANITGYSVISGLAMGMEPICGQAYGAKQWKILGLTLQRTVLLLLSTSLPISFMWINMNRILLWFGQDHEISSMAQRFILFCIPDLFLLSLLHPLRIYLRTQSITMPVTYCSAISVLLHLPLNFLLVVHLNMGIAAFIYFSGVHRESWVRPSMESLKGWSSLLAMAIPSCASVCLEWWWYEFMIMLCGHLANPKATIASMGILIQTTSLVYVFPSSLSLAVSTRVGNELGANRPHKARICMLVSLFCAAALGLAAMVFNSLMRHQWGRFFTNDPQILELTSIVLPIAGLCELGNCPQTTGCGVLRGSARPSIGANINLGSFYLVGMPVAIFFGFVAKMGFPGLWLGLLAAQGSCVVLMMLVLYRTDWNVEVQRAKELTTKSDSESINNNNTINNNNNNKSCCSGHGDACLEEIVITKIDDDGADDFPKICSLETDPLLRTTTKHTVN; encoded by the exons ATGTGTAATCCCAAGCCATCTTCAGCATCCACATTTCTCTGTCCCACAAAAACAACCATCCTCATCACTCCCCATTCCAAAGTTGTCGATCATAGATGGCCAACTCCTAACGAG GCTTTAGAAGAAATCAAAGAGATAGGAAAAATATCTGGACCAACAGCAATGACAGGATTACTCTTATATTCAAGAGCTATGATCTCCATGGTTTTCCTTGGATACCTTGGAGAAATGGAGCTTGCAGGAGGCTCTCTGTCCATAGGCTTCGCCAACATCACAGGCTACTCTGTCATCTCCGGCTTAGCCATGGGCATGGAACCCATTTGCGGCCAAGCCTACGGCGCTAAACAATGGAAGATTCTCGGCTTAACGCTTCAGCGCACGGTGCTCCTCCTCCTCTCAACTTCGCTTCCAATTTCATTCATGTGGATAAACATGAACAGGATCCTCTTGTGGTTTGGTCAAGATCATGAGATTTCTTCAATGGCGCAAAGATTCATTCTTTTTTGCATACCGGATCTCTTCTTGCTCTCACTTCTTCATCCATTGAGAATCTACCTCAGGACTCAGAGCATTACAATGCCCGTTACTTATTGCTCCGCCATCAGTGTTCTCCTCCATCTTCCTCTCAACTTCCTCCTTGTCGTTCACCTCAACATGGGTATTGCAG CCTTCATCTACTTCTCCGGCGTGCATAGAGAGTCATGGGTGCGGCCAAGCATGGAGAGCCTAAAAGGCTGGTCTTCGCTGCTGGCGATGGCGATCCCAAGCTGCGCCTCTGTTTGCCTGGAATGGTGGTGGTACGAATTCATGATTATGCTGTGCGGCCACTTGGCTAACCCAAAAGCCACCATCGCCTCCATGGGAATCCTCATCCAAACAACATCACTCGTATATGTGTTCCCATCTTCTCTCAGCCTCGCCGTCTCCACCAGAGTTGGCAACGAGTTAGGCGCAAACCGGCCCCACAAGGCTCGCATTTGCATGTTGGTGTCCCTCTTCTGCGCCGCCGCCCTCGGCCTCGCCGCCATGGTTTTCAACTCCCTCATGAGACACCAGTGGGGAAGATTCTTCACTAATGACCCTCAGATTTTAGAGCTCACTTCCATAGTGCTACCAATCGCTGGGCTTTGCGAACTTGGGAACTGTCCGCAGACCACTGGCTGCGGAGTTCTCAGGGGAAGCGCAAGGCCCTCGATTGGCGCAAACATTAACTTAGGATCGTTTTATTTGGTCGGTATGCCTGTGGCTATTTTTTTCGGATTTGTTGCTAAAATGGGATTTCCCGGCTTGTGGCTTGGGTTACTTGCTGCGCAAGGCTCCTGTGTGGTTCTCATGATGCTTGTTCTGTATAGAACAGATTGGAATGTTGAAGTGCAAAGAGCCAAAGAACTCACAACAAAATCAGATTCAGAgtctattaataataataacaccatcaacaacaacaacaacaacaagagtTGTTGTAGTGGTCATGGTGATGCTTGTCTTGAGGAGATTGTTATAACTAaaattgatgatgatggtgCTGATGATTTTCCAAAGATTTGTTCACTTGAAACAGATCCACTCCTCAGAACCACTACAAAACATACTGTAAATTAG
- the LOC130941879 gene encoding protein DETOXIFICATION 48-like isoform X1 translates to MCNPKPSSASTFLCPTKTTILITPHSKVVDHRWPTPNEALEEIKEIGKISGPTAMTGLLLYSRAMISMVFLGYLGEMELAGGSLSIGFANITGYSVISGLAMGMEPICGQAYGAKQWKILGLTLQRTVLLLLSTSLPISFMWINMNRILLWFGQDHEISSMAQRFILFCIPDLFLLSLLHPLRIYLRTQSITMPVTYCSAISVLLHLPLNFLLVVHLNMGIAGVATAMVLTNLNLILFLSAFIYFSGVHRESWVRPSMESLKGWSSLLAMAIPSCASVCLEWWWYEFMIMLCGHLANPKATIASMGILIQTTSLVYVFPSSLSLAVSTRVGNELGANRPHKARICMLVSLFCAAALGLAAMVFNSLMRHQWGRFFTNDPQILELTSIVLPIAGLCELGNCPQTTGCGVLRGSARPSIGANINLGSFYLVGMPVAIFFGFVAKMGFPGLWLGLLAAQGSCVVLMMLVLYRTDWNVEVQRAKELTTKSDSESINNNNTINNNNNNKSCCSGHGDACLEEIVITKIDDDGADDFPKICSLETDPLLRTTTKHTVN, encoded by the exons ATGTGTAATCCCAAGCCATCTTCAGCATCCACATTTCTCTGTCCCACAAAAACAACCATCCTCATCACTCCCCATTCCAAAGTTGTCGATCATAGATGGCCAACTCCTAACGAG GCTTTAGAAGAAATCAAAGAGATAGGAAAAATATCTGGACCAACAGCAATGACAGGATTACTCTTATATTCAAGAGCTATGATCTCCATGGTTTTCCTTGGATACCTTGGAGAAATGGAGCTTGCAGGAGGCTCTCTGTCCATAGGCTTCGCCAACATCACAGGCTACTCTGTCATCTCCGGCTTAGCCATGGGCATGGAACCCATTTGCGGCCAAGCCTACGGCGCTAAACAATGGAAGATTCTCGGCTTAACGCTTCAGCGCACGGTGCTCCTCCTCCTCTCAACTTCGCTTCCAATTTCATTCATGTGGATAAACATGAACAGGATCCTCTTGTGGTTTGGTCAAGATCATGAGATTTCTTCAATGGCGCAAAGATTCATTCTTTTTTGCATACCGGATCTCTTCTTGCTCTCACTTCTTCATCCATTGAGAATCTACCTCAGGACTCAGAGCATTACAATGCCCGTTACTTATTGCTCCGCCATCAGTGTTCTCCTCCATCTTCCTCTCAACTTCCTCCTTGTCGTTCACCTCAACATGGGTATTGCAG GGGTGGCGACGGCGATGGTCTTAACGAATCTGAACCTCATTCTGTTCCTTTCAGCCTTCATCTACTTCTCCGGCGTGCATAGAGAGTCATGGGTGCGGCCAAGCATGGAGAGCCTAAAAGGCTGGTCTTCGCTGCTGGCGATGGCGATCCCAAGCTGCGCCTCTGTTTGCCTGGAATGGTGGTGGTACGAATTCATGATTATGCTGTGCGGCCACTTGGCTAACCCAAAAGCCACCATCGCCTCCATGGGAATCCTCATCCAAACAACATCACTCGTATATGTGTTCCCATCTTCTCTCAGCCTCGCCGTCTCCACCAGAGTTGGCAACGAGTTAGGCGCAAACCGGCCCCACAAGGCTCGCATTTGCATGTTGGTGTCCCTCTTCTGCGCCGCCGCCCTCGGCCTCGCCGCCATGGTTTTCAACTCCCTCATGAGACACCAGTGGGGAAGATTCTTCACTAATGACCCTCAGATTTTAGAGCTCACTTCCATAGTGCTACCAATCGCTGGGCTTTGCGAACTTGGGAACTGTCCGCAGACCACTGGCTGCGGAGTTCTCAGGGGAAGCGCAAGGCCCTCGATTGGCGCAAACATTAACTTAGGATCGTTTTATTTGGTCGGTATGCCTGTGGCTATTTTTTTCGGATTTGTTGCTAAAATGGGATTTCCCGGCTTGTGGCTTGGGTTACTTGCTGCGCAAGGCTCCTGTGTGGTTCTCATGATGCTTGTTCTGTATAGAACAGATTGGAATGTTGAAGTGCAAAGAGCCAAAGAACTCACAACAAAATCAGATTCAGAgtctattaataataataacaccatcaacaacaacaacaacaacaagagtTGTTGTAGTGGTCATGGTGATGCTTGTCTTGAGGAGATTGTTATAACTAaaattgatgatgatggtgCTGATGATTTTCCAAAGATTTGTTCACTTGAAACAGATCCACTCCTCAGAACCACTACAAAACATACTGTAAATTAG